The following proteins are encoded in a genomic region of Streptomyces collinus Tu 365:
- a CDS encoding FHA domain-containing protein gives MKLFAKLFGKSAREGSDNATARHRAEPDAEGQRPLFRDQVAGPGGDISGGQGAASVDPAQSGGIGFGQPSTSSAGGGFAPGPYASNAPAGQPRQEDPSMSALVCTRCGNRNAENARFCSNCGAPLRPGVTPERASETTSTISISGIEAYDAEVTGQTQMPMLSPEAQAAVDALPLGSALLVVRRGPNSGSRFLLDSDLTTAGRHPQSDIFLDDVTVSRRHVEFRRAGDGSFTVADVGSLNGTYVNRERIDQVALSNGDEVQIGKYRLVFYASRQGI, from the coding sequence GTGAAGTTGTTTGCGAAGTTGTTCGGCAAGAGCGCACGAGAGGGCAGCGACAACGCGACCGCTCGTCATCGCGCAGAGCCTGACGCCGAGGGCCAGCGTCCGCTGTTCCGGGACCAGGTGGCTGGTCCGGGCGGTGACATTTCCGGAGGTCAGGGCGCGGCGTCTGTTGACCCTGCCCAGTCCGGCGGCATAGGTTTCGGGCAACCGTCGACCTCGAGTGCGGGTGGAGGGTTCGCTCCAGGCCCGTATGCTTCCAACGCCCCCGCGGGGCAGCCGCGGCAGGAGGATCCGTCCATGTCGGCCCTGGTGTGTACGAGGTGCGGTAACCGCAACGCGGAGAACGCGCGCTTCTGCTCGAACTGCGGCGCGCCGCTGCGTCCCGGTGTGACGCCGGAGCGCGCGTCCGAGACCACCTCCACGATTTCCATCTCCGGTATCGAGGCCTACGACGCCGAGGTGACCGGTCAGACGCAGATGCCGATGCTCTCGCCCGAGGCGCAGGCCGCGGTCGACGCGCTGCCGCTGGGTTCGGCGCTGCTGGTGGTGCGGCGGGGCCCGAACTCGGGCAGCCGCTTCCTGCTGGACAGCGACCTGACCACGGCCGGCCGGCACCCGCAGAGCGACATCTTCCTGGACGACGTGACGGTCTCCCGCCGGCACGTGGAGTTCCGGCGGGCCGGGGACGGTTCGTTCACGGTGGCCGACGTGGGCAGCCTGAACGGCACGTACGTCAACCGGGAGCGGATCGACCAGGTGGCTCTGTCGAACGGTGACGAGGTGCAGATCGGCAAGTACCGGCTGGTCTTCTACGCGAGCCGGCAGGGCATCTGA